In Pithys albifrons albifrons isolate INPA30051 chromosome 8, PitAlb_v1, whole genome shotgun sequence, a single window of DNA contains:
- the LOC139675078 gene encoding caspase-8-like isoform X2, with amino-acid sequence MEDDAKLKFRQQLLSINDNLGTGDVAALKFLCTDFLSCRKLEGVKLGIDLFDHLIDEGFLSAEEPFLLAELLYKINRPLLFKTLGYTSKKVQECLHEKGRVSPYRQMLFELAENTTNMTMKEIIFLLQDKLPKRSTAPLCEEGDKCANNGKSPLDLLTLLEKQSLLREEDLEILEKACEMVSHNLLRVINRYKKAKDNKAANVTQAIPERSLELPGAFSNVKNEPKKKIYKMDGPHRGFCLVINNVKFKSSEREGSQKDAEELERVFTWLGLDVIIYPDQTSEQIIEIMEIWQRLQDHKDRNCFICCILSHGESGAIHGTDEKPVSIRRIMSHFTAKNCPQLAGKPKLFFIQACQGVKVQRPVRVEVDAQVIDPPPMQQQSVPLSESIPEDADFLLGLATIDGCVAIRHIMQGTWYIQALCSKLRLLVPRGEDILSILEDVNEEVATRDNGEGVKQMPQPAYTLRGKVIFPVPSDPPPSEQHQGI; translated from the exons ATGGAGGATGATGCCAAATTGAAGTTCCGTCAGCAGCTTTTGTCCATTAATGACAATCTGGGGACTGGTGATGTAGCAGCTTTAAAATTTCTCTGTACTGACTTCCTCTCCTGCCGAAAACTAGAAGGGGTGAAATTAGGAATAGACCTCTTTGATCATCTTATAGATGAAGGATTTCTGAGTGCGGAAGAGCCGTTCCTGCTAGCTGAACTCTTATACAAAATAAATCGTCCCCTCTTGTTCAAGACACTTGGTTACACCTCGAAGAAAGTGCAAGAATGTCTGCACGAGAAGGGAAGAGTGTCTCCATACAG GCAGATGCTGTTTGAATTGGCGGAGAACACCACCAATATGACGATGAAGGAAATCATCTTTCTCCTGCAAGACAAGCTTCCAAAGCGATCGACAGCTCCGTTGTGTGAGGAGGGAGACAAATGCGCAAATAATGGGAAG TCTCCTTTGGATTTGCTGACTTTATTGGAAAAACAGAGCCTTTTACGTGAAGAGGATCTAGAGATACTGGAGAAAGCCTGTGAGATGGTTTCACATAATCTCCTGAGGGTAATAAACCGCTACAAAAAGGCAAAAG ataacAAAGCAGCTAATGTTACACAAGCCATTCCTGAAAGAAGCCTAGAGCTGCCTGGAGCATTCAGCAATGTAAAAAATGAACCTAAG AAGAAAATCTACAAAATGGATGGACCACACAGAGGATTTTGTCTTGTTATTAATAATGTTAAGTTCAAAAGTTCTGAGAGGGAGGGTTCTCAGAAAGATGCTG aggagctggagcgAGTATTCACATGGCTTGGTCTGGATGTGATAATTTACCCAGATCAGACGTCGGAGCAGATTATAGAAATCATGGAAATTTGGCAGCGTTTGCAAGATCACAAAGACAGGAACTGTTTTATATGCTGTATTCTGTCTCATGGAGAGTCAGGAGCAATCCATGGGACAGATGAGAAACCTGTATCAATCCGCAGGATTATGTCTCACTTCACTGCCAAGAATTGTCCCCAGCTGGCAGGAAAACCCAAACTCTTCTTTATCCAAGCATGCCAGGGTGTGAAGGTACAGCGGCCTGTCAGAGTTGAAGTTGATGCACAAGTTATTGACCCGCCTCCCATGCAACAGCAGAGTGTTCCTCTTTCGGAAAGCATTCCTGAAGATGCTGATTTCCTCCTGGGCTTGGCCACGATTGATGGGTGTGTTGCTATCCGTCACATTATGCAGGGTACTTGGTATATTCAGGCCCTCTGCAGCAAACTACGGTTGTTGGTACCAAG AGGTGAAGATATTTTGTCGATCCTTGAAGATGTTAATGAGGAAGTGGCCACTCGTGATAACGGCGAGGGGGTAAAGCAGATGCCCCAACCAGCATATACCTTAAGAGGAAAAGTTATATTCCCAGTACCCAGTGATCCTCCTCCTTCAGAGCAACATCAGGGCATTTAA
- the LOC139675078 gene encoding caspase-8-like isoform X1, producing MERTRPTTGSQGRETVGPSNMEDDAKLKFRQQLLSINDNLGTGDVAALKFLCTDFLSCRKLEGVKLGIDLFDHLIDEGFLSAEEPFLLAELLYKINRPLLFKTLGYTSKKVQECLHEKGRVSPYRQMLFELAENTTNMTMKEIIFLLQDKLPKRSTAPLCEEGDKCANNGKSPLDLLTLLEKQSLLREEDLEILEKACEMVSHNLLRVINRYKKAKDNKAANVTQAIPERSLELPGAFSNVKNEPKKKIYKMDGPHRGFCLVINNVKFKSSEREGSQKDAEELERVFTWLGLDVIIYPDQTSEQIIEIMEIWQRLQDHKDRNCFICCILSHGESGAIHGTDEKPVSIRRIMSHFTAKNCPQLAGKPKLFFIQACQGVKVQRPVRVEVDAQVIDPPPMQQQSVPLSESIPEDADFLLGLATIDGCVAIRHIMQGTWYIQALCSKLRLLVPRGEDILSILEDVNEEVATRDNGEGVKQMPQPAYTLRGKVIFPVPSDPPPSEQHQGI from the exons atggagaggaccaggcccaccactggctcacagg GCAGAGAGACTGTTGGCCCCAGCAACATGGAGGATGATGCCAAATTGAAGTTCCGTCAGCAGCTTTTGTCCATTAATGACAATCTGGGGACTGGTGATGTAGCAGCTTTAAAATTTCTCTGTACTGACTTCCTCTCCTGCCGAAAACTAGAAGGGGTGAAATTAGGAATAGACCTCTTTGATCATCTTATAGATGAAGGATTTCTGAGTGCGGAAGAGCCGTTCCTGCTAGCTGAACTCTTATACAAAATAAATCGTCCCCTCTTGTTCAAGACACTTGGTTACACCTCGAAGAAAGTGCAAGAATGTCTGCACGAGAAGGGAAGAGTGTCTCCATACAG GCAGATGCTGTTTGAATTGGCGGAGAACACCACCAATATGACGATGAAGGAAATCATCTTTCTCCTGCAAGACAAGCTTCCAAAGCGATCGACAGCTCCGTTGTGTGAGGAGGGAGACAAATGCGCAAATAATGGGAAG TCTCCTTTGGATTTGCTGACTTTATTGGAAAAACAGAGCCTTTTACGTGAAGAGGATCTAGAGATACTGGAGAAAGCCTGTGAGATGGTTTCACATAATCTCCTGAGGGTAATAAACCGCTACAAAAAGGCAAAAG ataacAAAGCAGCTAATGTTACACAAGCCATTCCTGAAAGAAGCCTAGAGCTGCCTGGAGCATTCAGCAATGTAAAAAATGAACCTAAG AAGAAAATCTACAAAATGGATGGACCACACAGAGGATTTTGTCTTGTTATTAATAATGTTAAGTTCAAAAGTTCTGAGAGGGAGGGTTCTCAGAAAGATGCTG aggagctggagcgAGTATTCACATGGCTTGGTCTGGATGTGATAATTTACCCAGATCAGACGTCGGAGCAGATTATAGAAATCATGGAAATTTGGCAGCGTTTGCAAGATCACAAAGACAGGAACTGTTTTATATGCTGTATTCTGTCTCATGGAGAGTCAGGAGCAATCCATGGGACAGATGAGAAACCTGTATCAATCCGCAGGATTATGTCTCACTTCACTGCCAAGAATTGTCCCCAGCTGGCAGGAAAACCCAAACTCTTCTTTATCCAAGCATGCCAGGGTGTGAAGGTACAGCGGCCTGTCAGAGTTGAAGTTGATGCACAAGTTATTGACCCGCCTCCCATGCAACAGCAGAGTGTTCCTCTTTCGGAAAGCATTCCTGAAGATGCTGATTTCCTCCTGGGCTTGGCCACGATTGATGGGTGTGTTGCTATCCGTCACATTATGCAGGGTACTTGGTATATTCAGGCCCTCTGCAGCAAACTACGGTTGTTGGTACCAAG AGGTGAAGATATTTTGTCGATCCTTGAAGATGTTAATGAGGAAGTGGCCACTCGTGATAACGGCGAGGGGGTAAAGCAGATGCCCCAACCAGCATATACCTTAAGAGGAAAAGTTATATTCCCAGTACCCAGTGATCCTCCTCCTTCAGAGCAACATCAGGGCATTTAA
- the LOC139675078 gene encoding caspase-8-like isoform X3 — MERTRPTTGSQGRETVGPSNMEDDAKLKFRQQLLSINDNLGTGDVAALKFLCTDFLSCRKLEGVKLGIDLFDHLIDEGFLSAEEPFLLAELLYKINRPLLFKTLGYTSKKVQECLHEKGRVSPYRQMLFELAENTTNMTMKEIIFLLQDKLPKRSTAPLCEEGDKCANNGKSPLDLLTLLEKQSLLREEDLEILEKACEMVSHNLLRVINRYKKAKEELERVFTWLGLDVIIYPDQTSEQIIEIMEIWQRLQDHKDRNCFICCILSHGESGAIHGTDEKPVSIRRIMSHFTAKNCPQLAGKPKLFFIQACQGVKVQRPVRVEVDAQVIDPPPMQQQSVPLSESIPEDADFLLGLATIDGCVAIRHIMQGTWYIQALCSKLRLLVPRGEDILSILEDVNEEVATRDNGEGVKQMPQPAYTLRGKVIFPVPSDPPPSEQHQGI, encoded by the exons atggagaggaccaggcccaccactggctcacagg GCAGAGAGACTGTTGGCCCCAGCAACATGGAGGATGATGCCAAATTGAAGTTCCGTCAGCAGCTTTTGTCCATTAATGACAATCTGGGGACTGGTGATGTAGCAGCTTTAAAATTTCTCTGTACTGACTTCCTCTCCTGCCGAAAACTAGAAGGGGTGAAATTAGGAATAGACCTCTTTGATCATCTTATAGATGAAGGATTTCTGAGTGCGGAAGAGCCGTTCCTGCTAGCTGAACTCTTATACAAAATAAATCGTCCCCTCTTGTTCAAGACACTTGGTTACACCTCGAAGAAAGTGCAAGAATGTCTGCACGAGAAGGGAAGAGTGTCTCCATACAG GCAGATGCTGTTTGAATTGGCGGAGAACACCACCAATATGACGATGAAGGAAATCATCTTTCTCCTGCAAGACAAGCTTCCAAAGCGATCGACAGCTCCGTTGTGTGAGGAGGGAGACAAATGCGCAAATAATGGGAAG TCTCCTTTGGATTTGCTGACTTTATTGGAAAAACAGAGCCTTTTACGTGAAGAGGATCTAGAGATACTGGAGAAAGCCTGTGAGATGGTTTCACATAATCTCCTGAGGGTAATAAACCGCTACAAAAAGGCAAAAG aggagctggagcgAGTATTCACATGGCTTGGTCTGGATGTGATAATTTACCCAGATCAGACGTCGGAGCAGATTATAGAAATCATGGAAATTTGGCAGCGTTTGCAAGATCACAAAGACAGGAACTGTTTTATATGCTGTATTCTGTCTCATGGAGAGTCAGGAGCAATCCATGGGACAGATGAGAAACCTGTATCAATCCGCAGGATTATGTCTCACTTCACTGCCAAGAATTGTCCCCAGCTGGCAGGAAAACCCAAACTCTTCTTTATCCAAGCATGCCAGGGTGTGAAGGTACAGCGGCCTGTCAGAGTTGAAGTTGATGCACAAGTTATTGACCCGCCTCCCATGCAACAGCAGAGTGTTCCTCTTTCGGAAAGCATTCCTGAAGATGCTGATTTCCTCCTGGGCTTGGCCACGATTGATGGGTGTGTTGCTATCCGTCACATTATGCAGGGTACTTGGTATATTCAGGCCCTCTGCAGCAAACTACGGTTGTTGGTACCAAG AGGTGAAGATATTTTGTCGATCCTTGAAGATGTTAATGAGGAAGTGGCCACTCGTGATAACGGCGAGGGGGTAAAGCAGATGCCCCAACCAGCATATACCTTAAGAGGAAAAGTTATATTCCCAGTACCCAGTGATCCTCCTCCTTCAGAGCAACATCAGGGCATTTAA